The DNA sequence TAAAGAGTTTACATATTAGATAACACCAGTGATTGTTGAAACCTAGGTATCTAAAGATTACTCTAATAAAACCTCAATCGAGTCTATCATAGGCCTTGGACATGTTCAATTTGAGAGCAAGGAAGCCCACCTTtcctttattcttatttttcaaataatgaaaaattttacGAACAATAATATTGTTATTTAAGATTTCTCTCATTTCACAAAGATTAAAATAGGGAGATGAGATCATTGAGGAAAGGTTTAAGTCTATTCACAATTATCTTAGAGATGATCTTGTAGGAGATATTGCACAAACTAATGGGCCCAAAGTCTCTAACAAAAAAAGCATTATCGTTTTTCGGTATGAGAAAGATGAGGGTGTGATTAATTCTAAAGGCGGAGAGAACTGGATCGGAATATTTCAGTGATAAATAAGAATATATCTTAAATAGAATTTCATATAAATTGGTAGACATAGGTTGGGAATCCATAGAAGGTTGAAAgtttagggcccatttgataacgtttctgccgtttctgtttcaagaaatggcataaacataaatttccgtttctagaaacagaaacggaattgaaggtgtttgatcggtcatgtttctagaagttgatagtaactagcgaaagaatggccatgagtcgtttccagaaacggcaaaacaagttctactagtttcgcctgggtcgtttcttgaaccataaataggtaagaatttctatttctatttctaaaagcaagtgaaacgaaacagttttatcaacacagtttttgtttagtttctgccgtttttggACACAGAAACGCGTTTCGTGAAACTTTATTAAACGGGCCCTTAAAATCACCAAGACTAAAAATAACTTATTTGATTTCTTCCACTGAAAGTAAACATGCGATTAATAAGAGATCTTAAGAAGAAATCACCAAAGGGAAGAGACTCTCAATGAAAAGGGGGTAAAGGATTAGAGGTGGTGAAAAATCTGTTGAAAGTGAAATAAACTCGACAACATCTGGGAGATCCACAACTTTTCTCCATTTGGCATcgataataaaaaggaaatttttaaatcaaatatTGCATTTAGCAATATAATGGTAGCACTTTGTATTTCTGTCACCTTACTATATATAAATGTCAAGATTTATTGATCCAGAAAACTTCATTAGCTTAAAAAAAAGGTTGATAAGGATTCCACTTCTTTGATTTTAATTAATGTATACTTATTGGGCTAAAAAGACTTAAAAAGATGAAGTTGGTCAAATAGCGATTGTTTAAAAGTTGGAAGATGACCAAAAACTTCAATgttctatttcttttaataagagTTTGAGCCATTGAGTTTATTAATTAAAACTACCATCTGGAAAAACATCACAATGTTTAGAAAATGAAACCcttattttcctcttcttcttctattttcattttcctcATGTTCTATTGAACCCTTACCCTATGATTCTTCATCTCCTTATTTCACAGTAATGAGAGGACACATGTGCACTACTGCACTCAGCACCAACAACTACCCTAAGCAACCGACCACATTTTGTTATCTACTTGTTATTGGTTTTACTTAGAAATTTTGATGATGGTAAGTATCTGATCCACATCCCATATATCTGCTTATGAATATCATATATTAAAAACTAGTGTTCAAAAAGTGATGTTTTTCTTTATACTATTAGATATTAGAAGGAGTTGTACCTTGGAATATTAGAAGAATGATGTGCCTTtccattttgaatttttttttatggcaaTAGTGGGAATTATAAATCGGAATATTATAATAATTTGTCTCTTTCTTTTGTCAATTTATATATTGTGTTTTCTGAAATCATACATTTGAATTTTGTAATGGTTTGTACTTTTATGAATCAGCATACTGTGACTATTAAAATCATTAATTTGCATATTGTAGTGATGTCAACCTATGAATCAgtatcttttattattttggaatcCTAAGTCTATATTGTCATGGTTTTGGAATCTTGGATCCATTTGGTTTGAACTTAGAAAAGCTCGATGGGGGTATATAACCAATGAGTATGTTTTGACACCCGAGACATCGATTATAGGAGGAAAACATAGACCCctctcataaaattttaaattttgattccTTTCAAGAGCCGAAATAtcataatgaagaaaaaaaactcttcaaattctgataaataaataactaaagaCATACTATAACAATTAACTAACTCAATCACATAACTACCAAGTATCCTAATGTACTAACATGGGATACGAAAATAGTTCGTCCTAAAgtttacctctctctctctcacacacatagTGGATTACTAGGTGGATTAGAACTCCATTTTTGTCAGACCCCAAACTCTTTAAGTACAACATTAgtgttttcttaatttttacaAGCATATTCAACAAAttctatatttttcatatttgttCAACCTCAAAGGAAGTCACACCGAAGATTTGTAAGATCCAATGCGTGGAAGCATCAAGCCagaccatggttttaaaaatcgaaTCGGATTCCATCAACCCTTAAGTCCGATTTTAATGGAGTCCGATTGATTCTGAAACGATTCAATTTTGACTTCAAGCCCTGGTTCCAAGTTTTTAAACCTTGATACAGGCTAAGATCAAGAATCCTCACTTGTATTACAAGTGAACTTGTGATTTCCCTCCACCACTGACTTGAAACCATATCCATTAAGAGCAACACCACCACCCTCAACTCCCTCAAAAGAAATGAGTCTATTTTCATGATCAACAAGAATAGAATGGTATGGGGGATATAAGAGAGAATTGAGAAGAGGGAgattgcaaccaacaatttatCCATAGTCACCAACTCttcattaaaaatgaaaatagaaatacaCTACCAGATAATTATCCAATATCCATCTATCAgagcaaaaagaaaatccattgCATGCACTCaactaacaaaaaataaattccaacacttcctttgattttatttatgctGCTAAATGGAATCCCAATAACAGGATTCATTCCCTGCTCTctcatgcatatatatatatatatatatatatattcaatattCAATATTCAGAATTCCTTACAGCAGAGAACCAAATAAACCCTTGGAAGCTTCTCAAACTCACTACCATTCACACCTAGCTACTCCAATAACCAAATGATAAACCAAGTTTGCTCAAGATCTAAAAGATCTGCCAGGTTCCTGTAGAagttgaaaaattgaaaaacaaagtCATATTATGCATACAGCAAGCCTAATTACTGATTCACAGAAAATAATCTGTAACTACCATGATAAAGCATTGAAAAGCAGGCTTCATCCAAAATACTAATTATCACTTGTCAATCAAATACGGAGTAGCTGGCCCTGACATACAGATGCCAAGTGATAAGATGTTATGAAACAAGAAAGCATAGGTTAAACAtttgataaataaattatttgCCTCCTATTTAGAGAAGGTAATCCAAATCAAGAAAGCATATAAAGACCCAACTGCCTCAGTTGAAATAATTTCTTTCCCCTTGGTAGAAGCTGAGATGAAGTTTAGCAAATTAACTGCTATTTAGCTTGTACAAGAAACAAGGTTAGACAGACATTGGATGTAACAACTGTATACTCTAGTTTGTATTTAAGAATATAATATGCAGTGTATGCCAAGGGAACCACTGCTTTAATCTTCTTTGTGTCATTTAATAACCAGCAAAATGCTCAATGACGTGTGCACTATATGTTTACAGAGAGTGATTCATTTTCGGAGATCAATTTTCTTCACTGAACAACTCTTTATGGTTTGTGAAAGTTGCAAGATATGTAATTTAAATTTGTAATTTGGGTCAAAGTGAAAGGTTTTAGTCTCAAGTTCAAAATTAGGGAGTGAGTCTTCAATTGGAATTGGTCACttgattaattttgtttttaattttttgcaaCTTTAACAATACTAGCCTTcatgccaaaagaaaaaataatattgcTTACTAGGATTTAGTAAGTGGGGAAAATTAAGTCTCAGAGCATTGTAGGATTATGAGGAGTGGTAGCATATATGAGGGCAGAAGGCAGAGTGCTACCAGTAGGCTGCAGCAACAACCCTACGTGATACAGAAATACAAGTGATATCTCATTGTTTGGGATCCATGGTCTACAAAAACTTCACTTGAGGAATGAACAGAAGTAAAGGTTGATAGGCGTAGTATGTACATCAGAGTGTCTCCTCCAGTAGATTCATGAGCTACTTGTTTTAGCTTCTGGGTTAGGTAGGCAAACTCTTTGATAGAGAATTACCTTCACCCTCCTACCAATAAaatcatgataaaaaaaaaattacaggaaCTATTGGTAAATTTACTTGAAATGCATTATTATACGAAATCAAACAAAACAATGTAATCATCAAAAGACTAAAAAAGAATGTGACATCACAAACCAGAAACCTAAAATCCATAGCTCACTCTCAAGGACGTTGTTACCAGTTGATATGTCAATCATACTTTCTTGAATAAAGACCACAGAGTTTGATATTGCATACTGATCTTATATATCATAACCAAGGAGCATATATAACAATATATCAACAGAGATAGACCACATTAGTACATTTGAAGCATCAGTTTCACAGAAAACAAAatcagaagggaaaaaaagggtCTTCAGAGTTCATACCGAGGATAGAAAACCAACATGATGCACACACAGATAATATTGACCTGAAACACCCACATTAAGTCATAGAGGTATATacaaaggggagggggaagaaaaaaagaaaggcaatATCAAATGAACAGGAATATAATGTTGAATTGATTTGACTTCATATCTATAAGATCGATCAAATGGTAGAAATTTTACTTCTCAAGTTCATACAGTTTATGCTTTTGGTACATTGGTCAGGTATGAAGAGAATGCTCAAAGAAAATTCATACCTAAAAAATCTAATGGAACCCATCTGAAAAAGAAAGCATCAAATCACTCCCTCATGCTGTCGTTGACATCTTCGTCATCATCTAGATCAAGATCAGCAAGCAATTCCTCCAGAGGCACAGAAGGTATATCCTCCCCATCAGTCACCGATGCCATTTCTGAAGGTTGGTACTCCTTATTACGGTACAATGATATATTAAACCTCAACTCTGGGTTCTCCTCCAAATCTTTCAAGAACTCTTCATACTCTTTATTCATCTTATCCTCATCAATTTTACCTCTGGTGGAGGTGTCTACATCCATATTGAGGGAGTTAAGCTTCCAATGACGAGGCTTCCCACGCCGCTTTTGACGCTTCTCTTCATAGCTCTTCTTTATTAGAATAGCTTCTGGGAGAATAAGACCTTTATATTTGTCCAGTTGAATATCATTAGTGTTAGCCCCATAGAGGTCATAGCCAAGAGCATAATCCCCAGGGTTCAAGATATGGCCAAGGTGGGTTCTTATATTGAAAATCTTGTCATTTTTCCCAAAATCAGATACACGTGCCACTTGTGCATCAGCTAAAGCATATCTTGAGCCTCCAACATTGACTTCAGATGCCACAAGCTCCACATCCAATACTATATATTCCACAAACTGCCTACTTGAAAGTAGAGATGCAAAGGAGGCCCTCCAATACTGGTCTGCATCCATGAAACAATGCCTAAGAGTAAATGGATCCAGTAAAGCCAAGCTGTTGCTCACCTTTGCACACAAGACGAGTGGACCCAAATTTCCCAAACTAGTAGCTACTTTTGGTGGAAGACAGATCAGATCCTCCCTACAAATTGGGCAGATTTCAACGGAGAATGTGTATTTATAGTTGTAGTTGTTGCTCTTAGAATCATGGGAAACAAGTTGTTTATCGTTTCGGCTCCTGACAGGGGCAACTTTCCCCAAGAATTCTACGAATTTTACAGCATGGCTCCGATTAGCAAAAAAGAAGTCAATTCCCTGATCCATCTGTGTAATTTTTATGCAAGAAGCAGCAGCATCATGCCGAAGTATAACCTGCTCCAAATAGAAGAAAGTCCTCCTATGAGAAACATGCTGCCTGAGTTGGACAGCAGCTACCCACTGGTCAGGGTTGGCCTGAGCCCTTGAACACGACTCGCACATGTGGTCTTGCTGAACATACTCAACGACATAGGCTTGTTCAAGTATTGCCCCATTAAGGACCTCCTTCTGAACCCTCAGCCTCACCTTGATCCTTTTGGAGtgaggttcagtccaaacaaatTCTGCATGTACCAACCTAACCTTGTTCAAGTTCTTCAACCTCTTCACACAAAATGTTAAGAGTTCCTTAGACTCCAGCAGGGCCTTTATCCAAGTTCTTGGAGGCTGCAAGTACTTATCACACTCAGGGCAATGCATTATGATCACATGCTTCTGTAGATCCTCTGTAATGTCAACTTCAGAACGCAAACACTTCACACACATATTTGCAGCATTTGGTGACATCGGGATGCCACACTTGCAACAAAGAACACTTCCAATAGTTTGATGTACTCGAAACATACCTGCTTCTTCAGCCATGGCTGATGATCCAAAGATGGGTTTCACAAAATGAATTAGACTAAAAAGTAAATGAATCAATAAACCCGAGAATAATATACAATATGATCATTTTTATTTAGCTGCGCTGTGTTGTGCAAccaaaatgaataataaaataggactAAAATGTCCTCCTCATATTAAATAGCTCTGCACCAGGAAGTTAGACATAGATCACATTCCTCCCACCATCCTAAGGCACTGCTTAAAGCGAGTTCACTACCTTTTTGCCAAGAAAAACAAATGTAGAAAATATAACACATCTATATGGGTGTCGTTTTTCAGGACTAAAATTATAAACAGAAACAAGAAATTTAATGCAAGTTGTCATAATAAttaaattggaagaaaaaaggCCGTGTGCCTTCTTTTTTTggaggagggggtgggggttgtTTTACCAAGTGAGAGACCAAAGATAAACATAACAGACAACTGATTGAACTTAGTCATCTATTAGCGAACCACAACAAAAACtagcacaaaaaggaaaatgaattcAGATTTTTCCTGCGAAATAAAAAGTGCAaacaattaaaagagaaaatctcAGAAATTAACAAAAGCCCAGATTTTATAGTCTCATACAGAAAATAAGGAAACAGTAAACCTAtggaccccccccccccccaccaaaaaaaaaaaagaggcttcAAGAGAATAGCATAAAAGCACAGATTgtcattttaaaatttcaaagcaaaaaatatatccaagaaaaaaatatctttgCTTCAATTATTAATAcgagagaaataaaaaacacagaccaaaaaaaaaaaccacgaTTCGGGGTGAAGGGGGTGATATATCAGAGTAGGTCATGATGGGCTTTCCAGACGGAATCAGAAAGGACTAATTCTGTATGAATTCAAAGGAAGGACATACTAGGTTTTCTGCCTTGTTGCGCTCTGAGCTCAGATATGTGCCTGTGTgtaggaagaagagagagagagagagagagacttacttGGGCGATTACTTGGTTGATTCAGTAGATTTCAAAAGCTTGAATTCTTCTATGCTTCTTCGATTGTAATTTTCGTACTCCTCGTATATCTCAGAGGCGGTGCTCTATTTGAGAGGTGAACTCTCTCCAGGTGTGAAATCGAGGAGAGGGTATGAAAAATGAACTaacaagaaaagggaaaattacctgATTACCCAGGTTGGGTTTCTCATTAGTCATACTCGTTATCAAACTATCCGATTACTGTTCGGGTTTACAAAACTTAAGAAATAGAGTCCACGCAATAGGTATGTAAGATTTTGAtcaaataattatatacatgaaAATTTAATTCCAAGTAGAAGGTTCACTTATTTGTTCAATTGATCCTCCGAAATAGAAGCAGAAATCAGCTAAATTAAGTAGAGctgaatataaatatatatatatatatatttatatttatattcaaGGTCAAACCATTTATCCAAAACTTGTTCAgtgaaaagatatttctttTCCTGTTGAGTGGCAGCTGCAAAACGACTGCCCCCCAACCTCAAATTTCAAATACCAACATCTAGTCCATCTCGCAAGACTTAGATGGCCTAGTTACCCTTCGATTTAACCGACAAATACCACCAAGTGTTTACCAAAGTTCCCGAAGGTCATACTCTAGTGCCTCGACCTCCTCAAACTATTTTCCTAATAGTTCTCCCCCACGGACTCCTCCTCCTAACCTTTTCGGTTTAAACTCCGGACAAAACGTTATTCATAGTACCTACGAGACTTCGTTCTCTTTACCAAATATTTCCCAAACATACCAAAATCGTCCACAATCTCCGACCTTTTCAGAAGTAGCTCCGCCTCCTTTTGATCGTGCTGTCAGTATGCTTCAAATTAACAACGAATtccaaattgacaaacctttacTTAGAGTAGATTTTGAATCCCCTAAGAATAGCCAAAAACGAAACTAGTTTTTCTCAACGTTTGATTTAAACCAACAAGCACAAATCCGGACAAATTGGTATACTCTTATGACACAActtaaaacaaatattttcttcttcacttattttgatatttatgcccaggaTAACAACATGGACAACCCTTGGCATAACCAGATCTCCACTCAAACAGCCTCACACAAGACCTAGACCCTTAGCGCTGGTCCAACAACCTCGGCTATCCATCCCCGATTGGATAGTAtcaaatataaatttaaaaaaatagaaatcactACTTCTCCCTTCAAAACTGTTGAACAAACCAACCCAGATAGAAAATTAATTGAACAatcaaattttacaaatttaagtcttcaaacttTAGGCGACCAACTCTCCTGAGTTGAGTgccttgtccaaccaaaacccTTGTCTTCAGTTGCATcaactcctcttcctcctttaaTCCCTCCTTTCAAACCATGCATCATACCACCCAAACAACAAGGCCAAattaataaatcatttttaCTCGATCAAATTAACCATCGTCTCGCGACTTTAGAAGCTCTCGACACATCTATTCCAAATCAATCAATTGCTGGATCTGCTAATCGACAGGTTAGCACTCTTACAAAATATTCTTTGAGTTACTCATCTAGCTCTGACTCGGAGACTCCCCAAGTTAATCAAACTGGATAAAGCTCAACCCAACACCCGGTCTTTCCAGACCTCCAAATcgaagctagaggaactgctcctcaggcttcttaCAAAAGTGGCATCAtttatgaatggaacatagatggtttaTCTGAACATAACCTTATGAATAAACTCTAAGAATTGACTATGGTTAGCAACGCTCACTGTATTAAAAATACGGCTAATAATGCTGTTGCTACTTTGCTCATTTCTGGTTTTACCGGTCAGCttaaaggttggtgggattatgttcTCACAAATAATCAAAAAACTGAAATCTTAAATGCCATCCAAACTACCCCTGAAGGAACTCCCCTCCTTGACGCCGAAGGCGACCCTATTGAGGATGCtattaatacccttattttcagtatCGCAAATTATTTCTTAGGgaacccttctcgtctcaaagaccGAACTGCTAAACAACTTTCGAACCTTAGgtgtaagaaattacatgatttcaaattgtACAAAGATACTTTCTTTACCAAAGTCCTAACCAGACCCGACGccaaccttccctgttggaaagaaaaatttctcacaggtcttccaactctttttcagaaaaaatcaaacaacgccttcGCAAAGAAAATGACGGGATTATCCCATATGATCAAATGACCTATGGTCAAATAATTAATCTAATCcatgaagaaggattagccttGTGCACTGACATTAGGTTACGaaaataaattaacaaaaaaaataaattttacaaaCGAGAATTAGAAGGATTTTGCGAACAATTTGGTTTTGCTCTCCTTAGACCTCCAACAAAACACAAATTCTCTcgaaaattctccaaaaaaatctacaaaTCAAAACATTATGCTTCTCACAAACCATTTACCATTcctgaattttaccaaaaatccCCTTCCAAACCAAAGCATAACAATTATAAAAAGCCTTTCAAAGCACctaaaaatccaaaccaaacttCCCGAGGATGCTTTAAGTGTGGCAAACCTGGCCACATTGCCAAATACTGCCGTGTCTCTACAAGAATAAACTCTTTACAAATTTCTGAACAAGATAAGTCTCAAATTTTAGCCCTTTTTCCAAGAcacctcttcttcctcatcttcttatGAACAAAATTACAATCTAAACCAAGTTAAAGCCTCTGAGCATTATGTCTCTAGCTCTACTGATAATGACAACTTCCAAGcttgtgcttgtgattcttgcatTATTGGTTTAAGTTGTGAAGATTGTGCTTCCAAATCTGTCCGTATGTTGCAAACATCTCCTcaaacaaatatttttgaatatattgATAATTTAACAGACCCCCGAACCAAAAAAGGACTGTCTTGAACaccttaaacaaaatattaAGGCTCAAACCTCTATCCAACCTTATAATTTACAAACTATACTTCACTAATTCGACAAAATACAAACCCCTTCAGTTCCTGACCATTCCACCAGAATCAGAACTCTTGAAACTACTACTGCAACATTGCAGTATGAAATTAAAACCATTAAACATCAACTATCTCTCCTCTAATGCCTCCcaaattgtttgagatttaaaatgtaaccgcaagagtacggatcagtatagctacgggtcgaacacagggagagcagccactttatttttttatttcttttaataatacaaaagtgaaccaattaatggttgtgatataattctaattactgtcctaaacatatgtatctaaaataacatcctaaccattcgtcatctaagaatttaaagacacaagccatgcaattaaaattaaataaataaataactaaaaataaacaacccacgtaattaaaaataaaggaaaaaatgctaaaataaaaataaaataaaaaaggggagaaagctagagagagactcacaagtaggtttctctacttagctcgagggatgcatcataatatgagctttcctacttgaccagagaatcactcttacaagggttactctacttggctttagagaaagggagacaattaaaataaaaataataaaatgatggttctatggctaggaggggcaaaaccaacacatacaccagccacgaaccttgggggaaagggatagcaataatgtaacgactgaaattaaaatcctaaattaagaaagaaagggtagtcagaagagagaatgagaggggggagagaagactactgaatgaGCCTACtcacttgaacttcaaccctcgaactgaaaacttgatcgatttgagatactaccagtactaaaaaccagatttggaataaatcaaatctgaaatttctagtactagagaaaacaaatcatgaaaaaaaaattactccacggctcgtgatcttgtcacctagatctaagcctagagctataacttaaaaaattacaactcaattgcataaatcataaacataaaagggctgaataaaaataaaagagtgcttgcattaattgaaataaaaaaaagctattacaaaagtgattaaagaaaagataaagaagaactaaaactaaagagagagcaagagaaagagagagcaactaaaaaaactagaagaagaatgaattgtctcccctcctcttacatgagttgtatttatagggaatggggaggtagggtaacaaatttctctttcctaaaagggagaaacccacaattggttgtgagatcttttgagaccaaaagtgctaaggtggaggagagaaaagagagaaataaactttgagaaatttcctataatttgtttgcttattttctt is a window from the Macadamia integrifolia cultivar HAES 741 chromosome 5, SCU_Mint_v3, whole genome shotgun sequence genome containing:
- the LOC122078295 gene encoding 60S ribosomal export protein NMD3-like, with product MAEEAGMFRVHQTIGSVLCCKCGIPMSPNAANMCVKCLRSEVDITEDLQKHVIIMHCPECDKYLQPPRTWIKALLESKELLTFCVKRLKNLNKVRLVHAEFVWTEPHSKRIKVRLRVQKEVLNGAILEQAYVVEYVQQDHMCESCSRAQANPDQWVAAVQLRQHVSHRRTFFYLEQVILRHDAAASCIKITQMDQGIDFFFANRSHAVKFVEFLGKVAPVRSRNDKQLVSHDSKSNNYNYKYTFSVEICPICREDLICLPPKVATSLGNLGPLVLCAKVSNSLALLDPFTLRHCFMDADQYWRASFASLLSSRQFVEYIVLDVELVASEVNVGGSRYALADAQVARVSDFGKNDKIFNIRTHLGHILNPGDYALGYDLYGANTNDIQLDKYKGLILPEAILIKKSYEEKRQKRRGKPRHWKLNSLNMDVDTSTRGKIDEDKMNKEYEEFLKDLEENPELRFNISLYRNKEYQPSEMASVTDGEDIPSVPLEELLADLDLDDDEDVNDSMRE